AACGCCCGCCGACCACATCATCCTGCAAAGAGTACGAGTTAGTAAATGTATCTAAGCTTCTTTCATGCCTTCTCACATCTCAGGCTTCGACTTACCACTTCTGACTGCCCAGGCCGTACCAAAGCAGTTGAACCAACTCGAGGGCTAGGCCCACAATGATAGTGCGCTTGGCGCCAAAGACTCTGCAATGGATAACATTTTTGGTTAACAAAACGAGCTCTACATTTTGTAGACAGTCAAATAATTGTCTCACTTCATGAACGAGCCCAGCGTTACTTGGACCGTAATGCTGAGTATGCCCACAACGGCTATAAAAATGGACACCTCAACATAGTTGAAGCCCATTTTCAGCTTGAGGTAGACAAACATGCACGAGTACTCGCCGGCCTCGGGCAGATAGGAGAGCAGCACAGTGAGGCACAGCATCAAGACTGTCTTATCTGTGCCAACCTTGCGCAGAGCCTGCAATGGAAAGACAGTTTATAGTTAAGTATTTTGCATTAATCGCATTCGTTCAGATGAAGTTCGAACATCTCAAGTCATCAACCATGTTCGAGCTACAAATAGCTATTCGACAATACAAATATGTTCGATTAGCTCGAAGCTTGAACCAGTCATGTTCGAGTTGCAAACAATTTAGTCGTTCGAGCCAAACAATTATTCAAGTACCCGAAATGCATTTCAACGgagcttaaatatataatcattcAAATAATTGCTAACATTTTAACTCACCAGAAAGGGATCGGCTTGCTCCCAGCTGATGGGTGCACCCCATGAGGCGGGTCGCATCTTTTCGGACAAGCTCTCCGGCACAGCGACTAGAATAAAGAATACATCCAAGACCGCAATGGCCGTGGACAGAGCGACCACCAATGCATCGCCGTACATATCCATTAGAGCATTGCCCAGAGCCGGCGAGATGACCAGACTGGCGGCAAATGTGGCTGACGCCAGGCCGTAGGCCTTGGAGCGCTCCTCCGGCGTGGTGACATCGGCCACATAGGCGAACACCACCGAAAAGGTGACGGCAAATGCGCCACTAATTGAGATCATGGCAAAGAACCACCACGTATTTACGCACATCAGCGGTATCGGCATACATGTAAAGAATACTGTAACTAATAGGAAAAATTTACGACCCCAGATGTCGGACAGGGCGCCTATCAATGGCGCCGACAGGAATGACAATATGCCCTTGATGCCCATCACCAGGCCGTTCATGAGGAACGTATGATCCGGAAATGTACGATTGAGCGTCTGAAAAGTAGATTCGTTTCATAAAAACGCTATGtttgaattattattaatggtGCACTCACCGATATAATGGGCATGGTTAGCAGGCCCCAGGCGAAGAACTCTAAGAATATCACAACCAGCGCATGATGCACACTCGGCTCGCCAATTCCCGAACTCTGTGGGTTTACAGAAAATATCTTATTAcgattaatataattattattgttattattatttatttattattattattatttcttattattattaataataataataatattattattattattattattattatttcttattatttattattaattattattactatgAATATCGGGTAGATTTATAAGCTAAAAAATGGACTGTTTAATAGCACTGAGTGCTAAGGTCTTGGGCAAATGTTGCCGAGGATTTGAGCCCGGATTTCACTTAATTCTCTAGTTGACCATAAGAATCGAGTCATTTAAAGAACTCGTCTATTAAGGACtggaaatgttttttttttaattataattaataataacttACTATAAAAATATGGTAAACAGTTAATAATCTAATTAGAGCCAATTATTTGAACCTGCAATCTCTTTCttaagttaaaaataaagcGTTTTTATTACAGCATACATATATCCCTCAATAATCACATATGAGCTACATTTATAAGCTACAAAGCTTACTTATTCAGATCATCGATACAAATCCCCTAAATTAGTCGAAGATTCGGACCTGTAGCCTCAATTTTCAGTTATTCAggaaataattttattagaaCATGCATTGCtctaaaatattaaactaaCTTTTGAATGGCATTTTCAAGTATTATTCCCAGCACAAGCTGTGGATTCGAACCAGCATTACCTGCTTCAATATTCGTAAATATTCTTAATACTGCATAATGTCATAAGCTAAGTTAACTTAACTTTTAAATATcacttatacatataaacatctAATGGAGCACAAAAGTAATGTGGGATTCGAGCCTGAAACCTGCTTCTCTATTATTTCGCATTCATAAACGTGAGTTGACATCACGTTGAcgatatatacatacagaaGAACAAGCAACAATTTGACGCCAATGAAATCGGAAACTGTCTAACTGCATGGGCAAATGGGAAGGGAGCAGCGACTGGGACTGGGGCTGAGACGGGGCTGAGACTGGGACTGAGATTGGAGCTACGCAATTGATTTGTTTGTCTTTCGATCAATTAAAACGAAAGTCAATTTGTACAATGGAATTTTCCCAGGGCACAAACCTTGCAACAGCAGAATTTACAGCCGAAGCGTATCCATTCGAAGAACCGATTCCGGTTTGGTGGCTCCGGTGGCGTTCCAATTGCGGGCTGCGAACGCATCGAAATATACGAAGCGGCCGACAGGGTGCGTCGATGTGTGCCACCAATCGATCTGGAAGCGCCCTGTGCTGTGGTCTCTGCAAACGCGGCGCTCGGATGCGCCGCATACCTCGATGACTGCAGGAGAGATGCCGGTGTAGGTGCATTAGCATTGGCATTAGCATTATTATTAGCATAAGCGTCTGCATTTGCATTAGTATTAGCATTAGCATCAGCATTTGCCTTagcatcaacatcagcatAAGCAATAGCAtttgcattagcattagcatggGCATCAACATTGGCATccgcattagcattagcattagcattagcatttgCGTCAGCATCAGCACAAGCATTCCCATTAAAATTGCCATTAGCATTTGCATTaacatcagcatcaacattagcattagcattagcatcagcattagcatcagcatcagcatcagcatcagcggcAGCTTTGTGGCTTACCGTGGGCACATTATCCTCATCCCGCAGCTCGCTATTGGTCGTATCAGCAATGTTGGAAGTCGATGTCTCcgccggcagctgctgctgctgctgcttaagcGTTGTGGCATGCCGCTTTACCAGCTGCGCACCGCAGCCACCGCTGCTGGCAGCAGCATAGTTGGCAGGTGAGAGCGGCAGTGAGCTGATCGTATCCGCGTCCGCAACATCTGCCACATCCGCGGTGGTGGGcgtggagctgctgctgtgcgtgCTCAGCGTGTCCGTTAGCTCGCCCGCATCCGACTCATCCTTGATATGCgacgcgttgttgttgttgctgttgttggagtTGGTTGTCAAGTGCTTGATCGCCGGCTCCTGCTCATCCAGCTCAAAGCTGCTGTCCGCATGCTCATTGGGTTGCCGCTTGGCCTGGCTGAGCTTGTTACGCATGCttcacgcacacgcacgcacgcacgcacacacacgcacacgcgcacAGAGAGCGGCAGGCACACACTCTCTTGCtgtatactctatactctgcGTACTCTCTTGATGCTCTCAATCTTTCGCTCTCTATTCTGGCTCTCTATTTTCCTTCTCTGACTCCCACTAGGTCAGTCGCTGCTTTACACACAGTTTCCTTGGTTTGGCCAGCACACAAATTTCCATTGCCACGTGGTGTCCACAGTTGAGGAATCAGCTGGCTATGCTCTGCAACATATCAGATCAGAGATCGGAGATCGGATCTCACTGCGCGACTTTAACTGAGGGCTTTgcctgttgccgttgcctctctctcactcttatTAACATTTATCATTGATTTtcgactgtttttttttttttctgtgagGAATAACAAAATAGTTCTTGCTCTTCCGATTTCAGGCACTTTTCCGGCTGTAATTACAGTTAACCGCGGCCCGGTTCagtatttgttttcatttgagGAACGCGCGAGATTTGCTTTCAGCTGCGAATCCGACTACAAAATGATtacaaacaaaacttaattacacggcccaaaaaataaaataaaaaaacagttgGCGAATTTCGTGCTAAAAAGTTGCcattaaatttacaaattaattgccAAAGTGGGCGTGTCACGTCCCAGAGCTAGTCACTAGCTTTTCCAATGAGAAACAGtcagaattttattttattttcttaactACCTGTTCCCAATTTgggaacaacttaattttaatagATTTTTGGTTTCAATTAAAGACACAGAGAAAAAATTCTATCGACAAAAATACGTTTAAGAACTGCTTGaagaaaactattttttttaaagttacTTTCTATTTCAAAATGgaattttatgattttttacTCTGAAAGTCTgttaatttaagcaaattggGAGTGTCCAAATTTGATTAATGACGTcgcaaagtatgcaataaaattaaCTATTTAGATCTCACGATGAGTTAAGAGTCGTTATAAGTCAATTAAGgttagttattgttgttgttagtttttttttttttgcttgtttaaCGTGCGAATGTTAATCAAAAATAGAAGCGGCGCATCTATAAGTAccaaaaaacacaacaattaacattgttaaaaacaaagcGAAGCTTGAAGCAAATCGCACGAaactcaaatcaaatcaaattgtcTCAAATTCAGTTGCTGCTCGTCATCAAAGAGAGCTTTGCTTTTCAACACAAGTTTGCCTTttcagagagcgagagagagagagagagaacaatCACCGttgtttttcgtttgttttaaAAAGGGATATTGTCACCACAGAGAAAACTCGACTCGAATGCAGCATTCGGCGTTACGTGAACCAGCTCCGAATACTCCGAAAGACAAGAATTTACGATATTTTTGCAAAGAGAGCCAAATAACTGCgaatcaatttgaatttataaatttttttggTGTAGACAGTGTAACAAAGATGTGCTTCGAATTTTGACAAAcgttcaatttttatttatacaactCTGATGCTCACGAAAAAACCTTACAATTTACTCcacatttatttacaatacATTTCCGAACTGTTCTGAGACAAACATTCGGCGACGTCTGCTAGGTTCGAATGCGCGATGGGCACTGAGCGGCAATGAGCTTTCCGAAAAGCtaagagacagacagatagagagCGAAAGGGAGAGAAAAGCAACTGAACAGTGTCTGGCTGTCTGTATGCGTGAGtgcgtgcgtgcatgtgtgtgagtgtgtgtgtgtgtgtgtgtgtaagtctgtctgggtgtgcgtgtgagtgagaGCGAGCTGGCGCTTGAGGCTGCGCAGCGGACTTTATTTGCGGACTGAGCAAAACGACATGAAGCACACAAGAAAGTTCCAAATTAGAGGGAACAAATTGCCAAAAGGGTAATTTTTGTGGGTGGTGTAAGGGGGAAATTGAGCAGccattaaatatgtttatgcgGGAGCGCTGACCAGTTGCTGCATACAAAAACGAATTAGCAGCCTCTTGTGAACTCTGATAGGAAATTAAACAGCGCTTAAACTATAAAACATGGCAAACGATCAAAACATTTATGAGCTGGGCCATTAAAAGCGTTTACAAGTTGACATagacaataaaaaagaaagtgCTTTAGTCGGGATTATACGACTAGCATTTACCCCAGAGTTAAAAAAGGGATATATTACACGAGAATATCTAGgaccaaaatattaaaaaccaGGTCTCAAGATCGATTTTGATCGATAAATTGGAAACGATAAGAAATGTCGATTTAAAAATATCGTAAAGCTAATGCAAATTAAGTTTCTAACTTTATCGCTTCGATAACTCATCTGTGCTAAAGTAAAAGTTAAAAGAAACGTGCATTCCAAATGCCGCCCACAAAAGcctaataaaaattaacattaaattGAACAAATGCTCTTGACACCAGATAAAAGTcatcaaaataaatgtctGACGCAGCATAAATCATGACAACGTGCTCAACCCCATGGAGATCGCGCGATCTACCCCAAAGCGGGTCAAGAGCAAACACAGCAGCTAAATAAGTGGAATGGAAGCCGGCCAAATAGTGGGAAAAGCGggttaaataaacaaaaagataaGAAAAGTGTCGGAACGAAGTGGAAGATACTTTTGTTCTTGGACGCGTTATCTGAGCTCCAAACAGATACAAAATTCAACTGGGCTTTACtctagatatatgtatgtacataaatatgatAGCGCGGCAAGAATTAGTTGCAACACAGAAAAAACCTTTCATAGGATTCGTTGGCAAAagtgaaataataaataattttccaTACAATATTCTAATTACATTTAGTATTTCACGTTCTAAAGACAGATGGCggtaattaaatatatgtatataagtatatttaactatatatagtatatatatgattagCGGCATTTCGATTTTCTAATTTACTTCATTGTGTCAGCGCCTTATGTTAGGCCATAAGCTAACAGcacggcgtatacgtaatatcaGACATTTTACCGCACATTTATCGTTAATTAATCTGCTGTCCAGACCCACACGTGTACttcatataccctgtaaatgggCTTGGTCGAGAGTGGGGACACTTAAGACTTGCCTATGTCAGCAATAAATTTCTCACTGTTTTGAATCGAAGTTCTAATAGTTCTTCAAGAAATATTACTTATAAAAACTTTGGATGATTTGATTTAAATCTAGTTTGTATTATAAGTATAATAGAAAACTTGCCCCGTTTcgacacaaatacaaacaaactTCCTTCTTCTTTACCTCACCCTTAAGCTTATATAAATAAGAGACAGCAAATTTAGAGTATAgattcaattatatatatccaatTCCTAGAATATTTGGGCATTCGTATATGCACACTTTTTTATGCCATATTTGAGCCTTGCAATTTTCACAGCGTTCGGCCTCTAAGCCCCGACGTTAATCAAGAAAACAAGCCAGCTCGAATGTCTGTCTTGTTTACAGGGTAACTGTCTGTCGACCAGCGCAGATCCTGCTCGATTTTGCATAAGTTCGCACACGCAAACGAAATTGTGAGTAAAAAAGGTTCGCCTGCCGAGGCAAGGACAAATTTTGGGCTCCGAATAATTGACATGCATTAAATGAGTTCGGGCAGAGAATTGCCTATTTCCAATGAAGTGAAGGCAAAGGCTAAGCCCAATAATcagcctaaaagtatgcagtCGAAGGCGAAGCGAACTTGAAAAGCAAAGTTAAAGTTGCCACAAAGTGGGGcaaggcaaacacacacacacacacacacacacatacacacacagagctgTCTGTTGTGGCTCAAGCTATTTGCTGCCAAAGTTCAATTAACGAGCTGCATTTAAAGTTTCGCTgggcaaacaaatttatgGAATGcccaaataataattaattaaatatgaagTGCGAACAGCaaaggaaaacaaatttcTTGATGGATTATCGAACATTTTCGTGTCGAATTATTGATAAAACAGAGCCTGTTGATAGCTCGGGCCGCACACGTGCCGTCTGCCTGTCCAGTTGAATGGATACCGAAACCGATTCTCGCACCATTGACAAACAAGACTCAAGGTTAGATGAGTGCAGCAGCCGTTGcagcgcttttttttttcgtttatttttttttttagattcgATTCAATGCAATGACGACAGCGTGCACGGCCACGcgacgtatacgtaatattcgCCAGGAGCGGACTGAACGCCAAACGGGCCCATTGCTTAAAACGGGGGCTCAATTGGGCAGAAACTTAAAGGATAACAGGCGTTTTGCTTGATACTCCTCACAAAGAGTTAGCTAAGAAATCAGTTGGAACTTGAATACGAATAGTTatcctaatatatatatttatttctaagACACATAATTCTAAGCACTGCTACAAGCTCATAAATACAGTAAGTAGGAGCGAGTTTTGTTAGCTTTCCTCGTGAGATATTTTTATCTATgtttatataggatatttaaggctACCATTTTGAGATGCATTTAGACCAACAATAATGTTGCCATATTAAGATTCCAAATTGATCCAgaagccaaaccatgaacaaaaagaccaacctcgtaaaaatcgaatgagatttgaccgagttctaggggtgggaaattttgacccatgtctatatacgaatcttgggggtaagatttggacatgaatttcaactaaaaatcggtgttcagatttaaatgccacattaatctagaggccaaaccgtgaAGAAAACGACCACCCACgcaaaaatcggatgagatttgaccgagttatggaggtgggaaattttgacccatgtctatatacgaatctaggGGTAAggtttggacatgaatttcgactaaaaacgaatatatacgaatcttgggataagatttggacatgaatttcgattaaaaaatcggtgttcagatttatatgccacaTAAATCTacaggccaaaccatgaagaaaaagccaaacctcataaaaatcggatgagatttgaccgagttatgggggtgggaaattttgacccatgtctatatacgaatcttgggataagatttggacatgaatttcgactaaaaaatcggtgttcagatttaaatgccacattaatctagaggccaaaccatgaagaaaaagaccaacctcgtaaaaatcggatgagatttgaccgagttatgggggtgggaaattttgacccatgtctatatacgaatctaggGGTAAggtttggacatgaatttcgactaaaaaatcggtgttcagatttaaatgctagattaatctagagggcaaaccatgaagaaaaagaccaacctcgtaaaaatcggatgagatttgaccgagttatggaggtgggaaattttgacccatgtctatatacgaatcttgggataagatttggacatgaatttcgattaaaaaatcggtgttcagatttaaatgccacattaatctagaggccaaaccatgaagaaaaagaccaacctcgtaaaaatcggatgagatttgcccgagttataggggtgggaaattttgacccatgtctatatacgaatcttggggtaagatttggacatgaatttcgactaaaaaatcggtgttcagatttaaatgccacattaatctagaggccaaaccatgaagaaaaagaccaacctcgtaaaaatcggatgaggtttgaccgagttatggaggtgggaaaattttgacccatgtct
The sequence above is a segment of the Drosophila virilis strain 15010-1051.87 chromosome 3, Dvir_AGI_RSII-ME, whole genome shotgun sequence genome. Coding sequences within it:
- the LOC6623143 gene encoding hippocampus abundant transcript 1 protein isoform X1, which translates into the protein MRNKLSQAKRQPNEHADSSFELDEQEPAIKHLTTNSNNSNNNNASHIKDESDAGELTDTLSTHSSSSTPTTADVADVADADTISSLPLSPANYAAASSGGCGAQLVKRHATTLKQQQQQLPAETSTSNIADTTNSELRDEDNVPTSSRYAAHPSAAFAETTAQGASRSIGGTHRRTLSAASYISMRSQPAIGTPPEPPNRNRFFEWIRFGCKFCCCKSSGIGEPSVHHALVVIFLEFFAWGLLTMPIISTLNRTFPDHTFLMNGLVMGIKGILSFLSAPLIGALSDIWGRKFFLLVTVFFTCMPIPLMCVNTWWFFAMISISGAFAVTFSVVFAYVADVTTPEERSKAYGLASATFAASLVISPALGNALMDMYGDALVVALSTAIAVLDVFFILVAVPESLSEKMRPASWGAPISWEQADPFLALRKVGTDKTVLMLCLTVLLSYLPEAGEYSCMFVYLKLKMGFNYVEVSIFIAVVGILSITVQVTLGSFMKVFGAKRTIIVGLALELVQLLWYGLGSQKWMMWSAGVVAALGSITYPAISAFVSLYASPESQGAVQGMITGMRGLCNGLGPAVFGVIFYLFNVDLNPDHESIMNNSHPTNVEKISMHVPGPPFVFGALCVFCAIVVAAFIPESQQAVLEKKRASLDVQYEIETGHKVPSSLAPLIRSDSLAQL
- the LOC6623143 gene encoding hippocampus abundant transcript 1 protein isoform X3: MPKIYVKKPLAGLVIRNRKHKSSIFTSSGIGEPSVHHALVVIFLEFFAWGLLTMPIISTLNRTFPDHTFLMNGLVMGIKGILSFLSAPLIGALSDIWGRKFFLLVTVFFTCMPIPLMCVNTWWFFAMISISGAFAVTFSVVFAYVADVTTPEERSKAYGLASATFAASLVISPALGNALMDMYGDALVVALSTAIAVLDVFFILVAVPESLSEKMRPASWGAPISWEQADPFLALRKVGTDKTVLMLCLTVLLSYLPEAGEYSCMFVYLKLKMGFNYVEVSIFIAVVGILSITVQVTLGSFMKVFGAKRTIIVGLALELVQLLWYGLGSQKWMMWSAGVVAALGSITYPAISAFVSLYASPESQGAVQGMITGMRGLCNGLGPAVFGVIFYLFNVDLNPDHESIMNNSHPTNVEKISMHVPGPPFVFGALCVFCAIVVAAFIPESQQAVLEKKRASLDVQYEIETGHKVPSSLAPLIRSDSLAQL
- the LOC6623143 gene encoding hippocampus abundant transcript 1 protein isoform X2 produces the protein MPKIYVKKPLAGLVIRNRKHKSSIFTIFSVNPQSSGIGEPSVHHALVVIFLEFFAWGLLTMPIISTLNRTFPDHTFLMNGLVMGIKGILSFLSAPLIGALSDIWGRKFFLLVTVFFTCMPIPLMCVNTWWFFAMISISGAFAVTFSVVFAYVADVTTPEERSKAYGLASATFAASLVISPALGNALMDMYGDALVVALSTAIAVLDVFFILVAVPESLSEKMRPASWGAPISWEQADPFLALRKVGTDKTVLMLCLTVLLSYLPEAGEYSCMFVYLKLKMGFNYVEVSIFIAVVGILSITVQVTLGSFMKVFGAKRTIIVGLALELVQLLWYGLGSQKWMMWSAGVVAALGSITYPAISAFVSLYASPESQGAVQGMITGMRGLCNGLGPAVFGVIFYLFNVDLNPDHESIMNNSHPTNVEKISMHVPGPPFVFGALCVFCAIVVAAFIPESQQAVLEKKRASLDVQYEIETGHKVPSSLAPLIRSDSLAQL